AATAGGCGACAGATGATCATTAAACGTTAATTCCTTTCGAATAAAGAATTTTAATAGGTTTACGTTTCTACGATCTCAACCTGCACATTTGTTCTTCCTAACACAATGATAAAACAGATTTCTCCACAACAACAACTTGAAAAGTCTACCGGGATCTATACTGGCTGCAACATCTTTGTCTAGTCTGTGAGTAGAGTTGTGTTCTAtttaaatatagatataaataacgAAGAAACGAAAGGTCGGAAGAGAAAACGACTGGCCACGTATTGGAACAGTCTGAACTAGTCGTAAAGCGTCCCGAAATAATGAAACTTGAATGAGCAGAAAATTGTGAACGACAACGCTATGACATTACACGCATTAGTTCAAGCTCGTTTAGGCCACCGCTATAAAACTGGTCATAAGGTTCACCAACACTTTAGGGCTTTCTTAAAAGGCGTTTGCAATTTTACTACAGTCACATTTCTGTACTTTacttatattaataaatatgtgTTCAACTATACTTCTTTATAATGCTCTCTTGGTAGACGATAGACTATTTGTCGTTGGAAGATGAAACAAACATACAGACGTCCAACCAACAACCATCCGATAAACAAAATAAGTTCCCAAAACATGTATTTAGTAATCCTAATTAAACGTTGTGACGATTCAAATGTTAAATGGTTATACGTCGTATCAATTGCACTAATATTTCCTAATATTTCAGGTATCTTTTTCAGAACAACATAGAATACCTGACGGAACCATTATTCGGCAATAATAAACGAAATTCTACATTAAAAGAAATGTGAGTATAAAAGTTTTAGCAATTTAAGGAACACACACATGTGTTTATGTATGCTACATAACTGCGAAAAATCAAATCAGCTCGAGTAGCGACCACCTTATTAGTGTGTTGTCACAGCTAACTTTTTCTCAATAATGAGGGAAAGTCCCTACTTTTGAACAGAGACGTCAACGCCTAGCTGcgtgtctgtatatatatatatattttttaatttattacctCCTTTGTCGATAAAGAAAACTATGTTAGTCAACGAGCTGTCCCTGCGTATGTATAGCGATTTATGCGTATAACGCATTGCATTTTTCGACAATTACTCATATTTTGACAAGATGGGAGCAACTTCATCGTATTGCGTCGTATACACAATGGTACATTGCAATAGTTTGGTTGCACAGCCTATTAAAATTTCAATGGACACTGATATTAAGCACTTAAAAACTCTCGACTTGAAtcgatatctgaaatagaagcttTACTAGGACAGCGGCGTAACTACGAGTAAGGAAAGGTCGTGTGGGTTACGTGTGGGTGCCTGTGGGTCTAAGGATCACTCTTTAAATCTGGTCATTGACAGTAATAGCATATCCCTTCACAGTAACCTTTTCCATCCACACCCTTGCCTCCAAAAAACCTGATATGTTACTTGAAATATACTGACATCTTTGAAATAACATTGAGATAGAATCACGATGTTTCATGAGCTCAGAATCCATATTTCATTGTAAAGAAATAGCAAATTGATCTAACGTTTATTTCAGCCTTTTACAAGATAACCCCATCCGTCGATTATCGTCAGCAGTTCTTGATGAAATGATCGACGGAGGTACCATGTGAGTTAATTTTCCTATCATTCCAAGCCTTTCATATATTGATATCGACTTTGCACTTCGCCCTGTATCCCGTGGACATAAAAAAGCCAAGATGTACTTTGTCAGCtattaattatttactcatctATACATTTCTAACATTCTTTGCGTCAGCATATTGATTCACAGGATTgtaatttccattttatttaatCTCTAATTTGAATCGCAGGGATCAGCAGACCTGTATTCAATTTGACTGCCTAATAATTATCACATCGATGTTGCTTTACAATTGGActtctgtatttatatataggtaATCAACGTGAAAGGTAAATGATTTACGTCGCGATGTTGTAAGTTGGTCTCGCCTTATGAAACCAACATACACACAAAGTTGTtaaattgttgtgattttaaaCTAATTTAGGCGATACACTAATGACTTAACACTGTTATCGAAATAACTGTTGGTAGTTGCTGAAGACTAACATTGAAATATTCCAATAACTTTCACCACgattcattttaaatattgacaTAGTCATAAATTTCATTATTGTCCTACGTACAGGAATATGTTTTGTGAAAGTCTTACACTACCAATGATTCGAGAGCAATTGAATATGTAAGTCTTCTTACCCAATTTGTCTCTTCTATTTTATATAGTAATcgaatctatctatctatctatctatctatctatctatctatctatctatctatctatctatctatctatctatctatctatctatctatctatctatctatctatctatctatctatctatctatctatctatctatctatctatctatctatctatctatctatctatctatctatctatctatctatctatctatctatctatctatctatctatctatctatctatctatctatctatctatctatctatctatctatctatctatctatctatctatctatctatctatctatctatctatctatctatctatctatctatctatctatctatctatctatctatctatctatctatctatctatctatctatctatctatctatctatctatctatctatctatctatctatctatctatctatctatctatctatctatctatctatctatctatctatctatctatctatctatctatctatctatctatctatctatctatctatctatctatctatctatctatctatctatctatctatctatctatctatctatctatctatctatctatctatctatctatctatctatctatctatctatctatctatctatctatctatctatctatctatctatctatctatctatctatctatctatctatctatctatctatctatctatctatctatctatctatctatctatctatctatctatctatctatctatctatctatctatctatctatctatctatctatctatctatctatctatctatctatctatctatctatctatctatctatctatctatctatctatctatctatctatctatctatctatctatctatctatctatctatctatctatctatctatctatctatctatatatatatatataaattaccaTTATCAAATTATTTACACAAAATTAGGCTAAATTGTAAATTTTAGAAACCGCAAACTTTGAATGGGGGATATTTTTGatgtaagaaagaaaatgaatagATATTTACCTGAGTGCCTCCTTAGACAAAACGTGTTGTATAAATATGACTATGAATGCATCCTACACActttatatataaatcaataacCATGTAGTTCATATCACATGTTCGAATTCATGGATAAAGCAGAATAAAGTTAAATTTATCCTCAGAATTACAAGAATTAATGGATTAACACCGTTCAGTGATGCTTTGATAACCTGATACGGACTATAACTCACAACTTGCAACTAGACCCGTATTTATTTATCACAGTTCGCTCTATTGTAGTGCACGGGTGGATGAGGAAAGTGGGTTACATGGTTGAGACAGGGGACGGCAACTTCCAGGAAGAGGGTCGGTGCAGTTGTTCATGGTTATAACGAACAAATCGGTTTTGAATGAGCCACGTATTTCCAAAATTGTGTTATCGAGGAATTAATGGTTAAATGACATTGACTGATTGCTGTCATGAATGCTTCCAGAATTCATTTGATAAGAGTTCcaaatcatgaaaatatattcaatgGAACTCAACCAGATGCTTGGTCTGagcacatgtttttttttcggaCTTTCCCATGAACGAATTGGCAGACGACGTTTGTTTTGTACCTATAGCTGCGTCATGATATTACTTACTTGCCTGTAtacatctatccatccatcatatcatccatccattcattcatccatcctgTTTATTCAATCTTATCACAGAAAGTGTGTATCACCATCGAATCAACTGTCAATGAACGTTAGCAAAGGGTTAAGTGTTAGAGGCTTTAGCTGTATCGAACACGAGGATCATGTGTACGAGTGTGTATCTTGTCCAACTGGTACGTCCTCGGGACGAAGAAAGAGAAACTATTGCGAGAAGTGTCCAAGAGGTACAGAGACATTTATCTATTAACCTTGCAATACgtgaaaataaattgtttagCCCAAAACAACATTGAAGCCACTTATTTCGTTATTGACCTAACCATTACATTACGATAAAACATCAACATTCAAGACAAAAACGTTTTGTGTAAAAATTTTGTTTAGTTTGGTCGGATTTCCCCCTAAAACATATAAGTATTTCCTAACATACGATTGTTATTAGCCACACTTGACATCTTTCTTGTTTTTCCTTGTTCACCAAATGAATTGAATAATTAGTGAAATTTATTCAATCCTCAACAATACGTCGACCGGACACTTTTCATAGTAGTAAACAACTACTGTAAAAGCAAATTCCGTATTTCACATTCGACATTTGCTTCACTCCTTGTAATGAAAATTGACCAAACAAATTAATGAGTTACTTTGTTATTATGAACGGTGAATAGTGAATATTGAATAGTGGATAGTGAATACTGGATAGTGGATAGCGGATAGCGGATTGTGAATAGTGATGGTGATAGCGAATAGTGAATGGTGAATAGTAACTTAAGGGTGGATAGTGGATAGAGGATGGTGGGCAGTGCACAGTGATAGTGATCATGATCAAGATAgtagtaatgataataatgataataataataatcatgaacATTTGTAATGCTCTAGAATCCGTTTAAAAGACATTAATGGGGCAGTAAAGCTATTGTGAGAATGGGCGCAGCAAGTAGCTGAGAAAGAAACAGTTATCAAAGGTAAAATTCGATTAGAAAGAAATCGAGTTCTAGAAACAGATGAGttttcaaagtatatttgaagGACACAAGAGAAGGAGAGAGTTTGAGGCTTTCAGTTAATTTGTTCCAAAGTTGTGGGGCAGCAGAAGCAAAACAATGGTTTCCCAAGGAACTATTGGAAGAGTTTATTGTGAGAAGTTGTGTAATATGAGAGCGTTATTCACGAGGTGCACAATGTGGCTGTAACAGCTCTGATAAATACATTGGCGATAAACCGGCATAGTATGAACGGTAACCATATGTAAGTAACTTGAAAATGATTCTTAGTGAGACTGGTAGCCTTTTAATCCTCTAAATGCTGGAGTGATAAGTTCTGTAGAATTAGTACAGGTTACATTTCTATCGGATATCATCTCAAATTGGTACGTGTTGTGGTATTTTATAATAGCTAGCTGTGAAAGGTGTTTTAAGATATTATTTCTGATTTCTGAAGTATTTTGTTTCGGTAAATCTCCTGGCAGACAAACTGAAAGGACCTTAATATGTCAAAGACCTTCCCCTTTATTATTTATCGTTTACTTTTGTTGTGTGGTTACATGTTATCATCATCAATACTAGtgattatttttgtttcagTAAGACTCACCTTTCTTTTCAACAGGTGGCTTCTATCAAGATCAAGTTGGCCAATACTCCTTGGATGGAACGTCCATGAACTGCAAAAATTGCACTGAAGGAACGTTTGTAAGGGACGGTTCAGGAAAAGACCCTCTGAGCTGTAAAGTTTGTCCCACTGGAACAAATAAGAGGGCATTGGCAGGATTTCGAGCTTGCTCTTGTTTGGAAAACTATTTCAGGCGTGATCGGTTTGATAAATGTGAACTTTGTCCACAGGAGGGTGTACATTGCAAGAATGATTACATGACCATAAGCCAAGGCTACTACTGGAACTGGAGTTACACAAATATTGACGAATACAAACGATTTGTAGAAAACCTTCTGACATTTAATGACTCGTACGAAAAGGATACAACGATGTTTAATGGATCTCTTCCCAAAGCTCATAAATGTTTGAAGAGCGATAGTTGCTCTAATGACGTTGATCAAATCAAAGGAAATTGTGCGGAAGGCTATATTGGTTGGATGTGCACAAACTGTGACGAAGAATTCTTCCCTATATTTGGATTTTGTCGTCCTTGTCCAGctcttaaatatttcattttggaaTCTTCAGTCATTTTGATCATTCTTGCTCTTTTCCTCTTTCTTCTGTTCAAAACTTATCGTAATAAAAAAAGACGGTCTCGATCCCTTGTAGACAGTACGTTGGCCTTGACCAAAATAGTTCTCGGATTTTATCAAATTATGGCAGAATTTTGGGAATCTATAGATGTTATCTTTTGGCCACAGTTTTTTAGAAGCATTGCTGCATGGCTAGATGTTTTgcaatttaatatttcaagcaTACTGATAAAGCCTAAGTGTTTCTGGCCTGCATTTGAGCTAACACCGTACACAGCTTTTACTCTGGGCGCTATGTTTCCATTCTTTTCAATGGCTTGTGCCATTCTTGCTATTGGTGCGGTAAAACTTCACGCAAGAGTTTCAGAAAAGAAGAGCCCTGCAAACGTTGACGATATTACTTCCCGCTTGCAACTTCaccaaaataatattcttacctTTCTGGTTCTTATATTATTTGTCACTTACACATCCACTTGTAACGTTACCTTTGCACTTTACGGCCCTACTTGCGACACGTTTTCTCTTGATGAGTTTGGTGTTTATAACATTAGCATATTGCGGTCTGATTACTCAATAAACTGTAACACGACCACCCATCGTCGTTTCCAAATCGCTTCGTACTGTTCGTCAATATATGTTATTGCACTTCCGGCAGTTCTGTATCTTCTCTTGTGGAAACATTCTCGTCGAAATGGCAGCAGCGAGCTTCATGAACACAACAATGATGACTCACCAAAGTGGTTGAGATTTCTTAATGAGAATTACCAGTCTGATTTCTGGTACTGGGAAATCATCGAACTTGTCCGTAAAGTGTCACAGACTTTCGTAATCGTCATATTTGGATGGAATGGATATTTTTCTGTCACAATTACGTTAACATTGGCTGTTATCTTCCTGAGTTTACATATTTCCTTCAAACCGATGAAAGACAGGGTTGAGTATTACTTACAGGTGGGTTTGAGTACTAATTGTAGAATTAAAGACGCACATGGCCCTTTTTGGGGAAGACAGAAGTACAGTGCACCAACTTAAATTTGAATATACGGGAATGTGGAGCGGTTTGTATGCTGTTGTTaagcatgaatatttatttcagaTTGTCTTGATggggaaatgttttcatttagcATATCTACTACTAATAGTCTTAGCCTTTTCGTAAAGAGAGGAAAGCGGAAGTGTGGTGGGATTGAGGGTAGGGAGGTAGACATGGTACTATCTCGCGTGCTTTGGCGGTTCTGAAGACATATGGTAAATGGTATTCAAAACGTTACtcattttttgtaaaatagCTGTTCATATTGAAGATACTTTGACTCTTTTCAGCTGATGTCCCTTTGGGCCATTTTCTTCAACATGCTTGTAGCAGCAGTTCCAGCTCCGGAATCTTTCACTGGACAATTCTCAACCGATATCCTGGTCACGTTTCTGGTGATTTTAAACACCAGTGTTATTGTCATTGCACTAGGTGAGTGATGTCAAGATTATTTATAAAAACACAATATTTGCTAAGACAATTGTCGGAAAGACTATTATTAAATGGTTATACAATGGTTATTAGAAGCCGATTGAGGATAATTAAGAGCAAAGAAGCATATTCAGACACAAAAAGGCACACTCCTTCTGCGTCCAAGTTATTTGCAACCTTTACCTACTACCAAGGATCCAAGGCGTGATAAGTTTAAATATCCGATCAAGCAGTCATTGTAATTTAAACCAGTTCCTAAAAATATGGATAATTGCATAAATGTCTCTTTTCAGCTGTGACCGTCTTGAAGATGGGTAAAATTATTTACAGTAGAAATTGTCTCCGAAGAGGAAACAGCGGGTACCGAACTAACGAAGGTCAAGATGAGCACTTCTACGATGAAGTCCAACCTCTTATCAATTGATATCTGCACCAGTGTACAATATATCACTCGGAGTTATCCCTATCTCCAAAGGTTTTGTCTTGCGATAAGCAGTTGAGAGTGGCACTTGGATTCCGATCTGTTGCATTCATTTCATTGGAAACGGTTGAAGTGGCGGCTTCGTTGATATAGCCAGTTGTGTAAAAAGCATACAGTAAATATCGCATAAGGGAGATTAATGCTGGTTACATGCTATTGACATATAAACCTAGATGAGATATATGCCTCACCGTTCAGCCATTTCCTCATCCACAATTTTGTAAACTTTTCATTACACTGCAATAATATTGCAACAGGGTATATGTCAGTGCATGACTATGTGTTTGGATCAGACAAAACTTACGTcatgtaaatatgtattattaaaatgattattattagttgttattattattatttttaatacttattCAGAATGCCATTTTGCACCGCTTCAGATGCAAATGTGAAGTATTTTAAATTGAGGTTTATTCATGATCGTACTTTAGGAACGTATAGACTGCTTAATTTAATGGGGAAAGTTGATAGCCCTCTTCGTACGTTCTGTCATATTCATTCTGAGACCATAGAACACTCTTCTGGTCATGTCAGGTCACTTCTAGTTTTCTTTTAAACTGTGAGCAAAACTATTTTGGGTGGCAGTTTATATTTTCGAAAcgaaacattttctttggtCGAAGTCACGTTAGTTATAATCCtattaatttctttattctgtattgttaatattatatcTTTGATTGTAAACTGAACAATAACATGCCagatttcaaaattgttttccCCCCAAAATGAAGTTCATTATAAAAGTTGAGAAACACATTGCTTACAATAATAGAACTTCAAAGTCTTGCAGAAATAACCATAAAGCATTGCAACGAAGTCTTCCTAATTGCATTGATGAATTGGAAGAATTAATTTTTGAGAACATTATACTGTATACATTATATTGTCCGTGTATGAATTATGTAACATACGTACTGTATTTCATGAATTATATCTGAATAAAGGAGATGGAAAAAACAATCTTCTTCTTATCatgtttatgatttttattatgatattattattcttagtgttataatatgatataattattattattttattattaatgcCTTCAAAAAACAAGAAGGCCGACCACCTTCATCGAGCCAATCTTCATTTACTCATTCTCGTTCTACATGTACGTGAACCAACAGGCCTATCGCGCTACGCAATGTGGGATCCGGAGAACAGTGATGACAAAAGTGGCGTCGATGTAGGAGGAGGCTGAAAGGCTGCCATTGAAGGCTTTCAGCGAGTCGTAGAACGGCTCTAGAAAACCATATTCTATCTTAGATGACTTGACGAGAACTGATCTCacagaaaagaagaaacttaagaattttaagaattttcagAGGGAAATGGAGAAATTTCCCGGGGATGCCATATCAGATCTAAAGTTCCTTTACAAGATACGCATAGCATTCCTAATGACGAATGCCTTTGGCAAAATGAATGGGAAGGTCGAATTATTTTTAGTCATGGGTCTTCTTCTAGCAGAGGTGTTTTTATGCTCTTTAATCCTACATTAGAAGTGACCATTATCCGTTGTTAGCTTCTGCTAACGGTAGATCCATTATTACCGAGTTAAAAATCTCTGACAAAATATTCGCCATTGTTTGTTTATACGGTCCCACTTCGGAAGATGCAGACTTCTTTCAAGAAATATTACTGAAACTTAATGATTATTCCAGTGACACCCTTATCATTGGCGGTGACTTCAActcatttttaaatttacatttagaTAAAACAAGGGGGCATTTCAAGGACTGATTTTAACGCTAGATAAAAATTTCTGGAGCTAATGTCTACTTACGACTTGATTGACATTTGGAGAGACAGTAATCCGCATAAACGAGATTTCAGTTGGAGGTCAAATATTACTCCGGCTATTTCCTGTCGACTAGACTTTTTCTCATTTCGCGAAAGGTGGGGTCTTCCATCACTCATTGTTTTTTCTCCCCTGAGTTTACAGTCGGACCACTCAATTTTGAACTTCAATTTAACCACGTATTCTGGGGAAAGGGGTCCAGGTGTCTGGAAATTTAACTGCTCCTTCCTAAAGGACAATGAGTATACTCACTTCATCAGCAACATTATTCATTCAGCTAATACCACAGACCAGTATCAAAGTCCTGCGTTAAAATGGGACTTTTTAAAGTATCAACTTCGTAAGGTGTTCTTCAAATTATGGTAAAATAAGAGCTACAGAGCGTAGTAAAAATGAAACTGAgactataaaaaaaacatttcaaacttaGAGAAATATTATCATAATATGCCATCGCCGGATACTCTAAAAAATATTAGCAATTAAAAGAATTATACTGAAGCAATTGTTTGACTATAAATAACTAGGTATTATTGTTCTCTCCGGAGAAAGATGGGTAGGGTAAGgtgagaaaaataaaagttattttttaaaCCTGGAAAGACGCAATAAGTCTGTTAATGTTATTCGTAATTAAAAAACACATACTGGTACCAATATTACCGATAAAACTTCAATTCTGcatgaaatgtttttattttataatgaaTTGTGTTCTAGTCAAGGCCTCACCTCCTTTTTTCGTGGCCTTAAAATCCCTAGGTCTTTGAATGAGGATGATGCGAACTTATATGACGGCCCCTTAAAAGAGGATTAGTGTAAATCTGCCATTTTATCAATGTGCAATGGTAAAAGCCCGGGTAATGAAGGTTATCAGTGAAATTTTACAGTTTTTCTGCCAGATATTGGTAGAATTGTTACTAATTCCCTTAATTTCGCTTTCCAAAAGTCTTCTCTTTCATGTTAGCAGTCTCGTAGCCTCCTTACTCTTATTCCAAAACGAGAAAAAGATCATATTTGTGTTAAGAATTTTCGTCCCATTTCACTATTAAATACAGACTACAAAATTAGTTCTAAGGAATTAGCAACGAGAGTTAAGAAA
Above is a genomic segment from Apostichopus japonicus isolate 1M-3 chromosome 5, ASM3797524v1, whole genome shotgun sequence containing:
- the LOC139968168 gene encoding uncharacterized protein, whose protein sequence is MEPILIWCYFLLLGSMQAVNPVTALKNDCPLADVPACGPTGVCNCSNGEANCADKGLVALPRNLSSDLPYIDLSRNAIECVPTEFFERFTNLKQLQFNKNQIRRSFHLPKSLDTLYIEYNQLEEVNNFFIHCDNLHTVSLLENKIRNIPEHVFQGCSKLKLLNLDANHLSRLWNYSFAGLDSLTTLDIGDNDLEEIPAKLFTINPKGHSMISLLLCGNKLKFLPRGLFDNVHSLQNLKCVSPSNQLSMNVSKGLSVRGFSCIEHEDHVYECVSCPTGTSSGRRKRNYCEKCPRGGFYQDQVGQYSLDGTSMNCKNCTEGTFVRDGSGKDPLSCKVCPTGTNKRALAGFRACSCLENYFRRDRFDKCELCPQEGVHCKNDYMTISQGYYWNWSYTNIDEYKRFVENLLTFNDSYEKDTTMFNGSLPKAHKCLKSDSCSNDVDQIKGNCAEGYIGWMCTNCDEEFFPIFGFCRPCPALKYFILESSVILIILALFLFLLFKTYRNKKRRSRSLVDSTLALTKIVLGFYQIMAEFWESIDVIFWPQFFRSIAAWLDVLQFNISSILIKPKCFWPAFELTPYTAFTLGAMFPFFSMACAILAIGAVKLHARVSEKKSPANVDDITSRLQLHQNNILTFLVLILFVTYTSTCNVTFALYGPTCDTFSLDEFGVYNISILRSDYSINCNTTTHRRFQIASYCSSIYVIALPAVLYLLLWKHSRRNGSSELHEHNNDDSPKWLRFLNENYQSDFWYWEIIELVRKVSQTFVIVIFGWNGYFSVTITLTLAVIFLSLHISFKPMKDRVEYYLQLMSLWAIFFNMLVAAVPAPESFTGQFSTDILVTFLVILNTSVIVIALAVTVLKMGKIIYSRNCLRRGNSGYRTNEGQDEHFYDEVQPLIN